Sequence from the Amycolatopsis sp. NBC_00345 genome:
GAACCTGTCCAGTCTCTCGAGACCGGCATGGTGTCAAACGCCGCGCCAGACCACCGTCGATCTTGAGTTCCCTGGCCAACTTGCGGAGATCATGTGTACGCAACGAAGGGTCCAGATCTGCGGTGCTGCGTCCACTGGTCCTCCGCAGCAAGGCTGCTTTCAACCCGCACTCGATGGCATAGAAGAGCAGCAGGTTGGCCCCTGCGCCATCACCCAATTCCTTCGCCTTGCTCCGATGTAGCTGGAGACTTCGCTCCAAGCTTCGGACTCCGACTTCGACTCCCACCTGCCCAAGCCTAGCCACATGGACTGGACACTATCCATGTGCAATCCTCCGACACGCCGGTTAGACGACCATAAGGCCTGGCCAACGTGCGTAGACCAGGTCAGGTCAGTGCATCGGCACCGGCGGGGCGACCGGCTCGGCCGAGTCCGGCGCGGTCTCCGGGACCGAGCTCTTCTTCGGCAGGAAGAACGCCGGCACCAGGCACAGCGCCAGCAGGATCGACGCCCACAGGAACGTGGTCGCGAACGAGTCGGCGGTCAGCGCGGCCGCGGCGGAGTGCGTGGCCGGGTTCAGCGTGGCGGCGGTGGCCGCGAGCTGGCTCTGGCTCGTCGGGACGCCGAACTTCGACGCCAGCAGCGCCGCCAGGATGATCGACATGACCGCGGAGCCGATGGCGCCGGCGGTCTGCTGCACGATGTTCGTCGCCGTGGACGCCTTGGCCATGTCCTTCGGCTGCAACGTCTTCAGCGCGGCCGAGGTGATCGGCATCATCGTGCAGCCCATGCCGATGCCCATCACGAACAGCGAGGACAGCAGCAGCACGTACGACGTGGTCGCGCCGACCTGCGTGAAGACCACCATGCCGAGCACGATCAGCACCAGGCCGGGCAGCACGATGCGGCGCGCGGCGATCTTGTCGGCCAGCTTGCCGGTGATCGGCATCGCGAGCATCGCGCCGAGGCCCTGCGGCGCCAGCAGCAGCCCGGCGTGCAGCGCGGATTCGCCGCGCACCAGCGTGAAGTACGTCGGCAGCAGCAGCATCGCGCCGAAGAAGCCGACGCAGAACACCGACATCGTGATCATCGCGACGGAGAACGACCGGTTGCGGAACAGCTTCAGGTCGATCAGCGGGTGGTCCACCCGCAGCGCCCGCAGCACGAACGCGACCAGCAGCACCAGCCCGGCCAGCGCGGGCAGCCACACCTCGGCCGCGCCGACGGTGCCGGTGGACGGGATCCGCGAGACGCCGAAGATCAGCGCCGCCAGGCCCGGCGACACCATCAGCATGCCCACGAAGTCGAACCGGCCCGAGGGCTCCGGGTCGTCCTTCGGCAGCAGGCGCAGCGCGAGGATGAAGGCGATCACGCCGATCGGCACGTTGATGTAGAAGATCCAGCGCCAGCTGACCGCGTCGACGAGCCAGCCGCCGAGGATCGGCCCGCAGATCGGGCCCAGCAGCATCGGCACGCCCAGCACCGACATCACGCGGCCGATCCGCTGCGGGCCCGCCGCGCGCGTCAGGATCGTCATGCCCGCCGGCATCAGCATGCCGCCGCCGAGGCCCTGCAGGACGCGGAAGATGATCAGCGACTCGACGTTCCAGGCGAGCCCGGCCAGCATCGAGCCGACCAGGAACGTGCCGATCGCCAGCAGGTACAGCCGTTTCGTGCCGAACCGGTCGGACGCCCAGCCGGTGACCGGGATGACCGTGGCGAGCGCCAGCATGTAACCGGTGGCGACCCACTGGATCGTGTCGAACGAGGTGCTGAACTCGATGGTCAGCTTCTGCAGCGCCACGTTGACGACCGTGGTGTCCAGGATCGCCATGATCGCGCCGAGCACCACCACCGAGGCGACCTTCAGCACGCCCCGGTCGAGCTTGTCCTCGAGCCCGGTGGCAGCTGGACTCCCTTGAGCAGACATGCGGAACCCCATCTTCGATTCAGGAGAGGCGCAAGCCCGATGGCGGTGCCGACCGGTCCCCCTTGCGCGACCCGGCCGAGGGTAGTTGATCCGTGCAAGGAAGTGCCAACGATTTCGCCGAAAGGCGACAGGTAACTCAGCAGGGGATTTTTCACCGTCCTCCGTGGAACGGCGAAAAATCCCCTCGGAGTGGGAAGTTTCAGCAGATGCTGTCGGTGGGCACCGGGTTGCCGAGGCCGAACAACGGCCGCAGCTTGATCCCGATCCAGGTGCCGCCGAGCGCGAAGATCCCCCAGAGCCAGCCGTGCAGGCTGCCGACGGAAATGCCGCCGAGGTACGCGCCGATGTTGCAGCCGCCGGCCAGCCGCGCGCCGATGCCCATCAGGATCCCGCCGAGGATCGCGGCGACCGCGGTGCGCCACGGGATCGAGCTGTGGATCTTCCACGCGCCCGCCGCCGCGGCCGCCACCGCCGCGCCGATCATGATGCCGATGTCGGTGAGGCTGTTCTTGTCCTTCCAGATCGGACCGTTCAGCGAAGTCGCGTTCGCCTTGAGCTGCCAGAACTCCCAGTGCTCCGGGTGCAGCCCGAACACCTGCAGGATCTTCGCGCCCCACAGGCTGAACGCGCTGGTCACGCCCCAGATCCCACCCGAGACCAGGTAAACGGCGCCGGCCAGCACACCGAGCACCACGGCGCCGACGAGCACCGGCCAGGCCCCGCGGTAGACCCGCGCGAAACCGCGGGCGGTGGGCACGACGTCGACCGGCGGCGGCAGGCGCCGCTTCTGCACCGTGCGCGTCACCAGCACGATGGCGGCGAGCACCGCGATCGTGATCGCCCACGAGCCGAACCAGCCGACGTGGTCGGAGAGCAGGAAGCCCGAAACCTGGGGCCAGCCGTCGAACAGCGGGTAACCCCAGGTGTAGAGCACCGAGCCGGTGATGAACCCGCCGAGCGTGAGCACGATCGTCGACTGCCCGGAGCCGACCGCGAACAGCGTGCCGGACGCGCAGGCGCCGCCCAGCTGCATGCCGATCGCGAACAGCGTGGCGCCGACGAAGAGCGCCACCCCGATCGGCCCGACGTTCGCCACCGGCACCGGTTTGCTGCCGAACAGTCCGGCGCCGGTGCCGCAGATCAGCGCGATCAGCGTGGCGGCCGTGCCGAGCAACAGCGTGTGGGCGCGCAGGCCCTGGCCGTTGCCGACGGCGATCAGCTGCCGCCAGGCGGAGGTGAAGCCGAACCGCGAGTGGAACAGGGCCAGCCCGAGCAACAGCCCGAGCACGAGCAGGACGCCGAACTTGGCTCCGTAGCTCGCCCACACGAACCACGTCAGGCCGATCGCGAGCGCGCCGGCGACCACGAGCGGGACGACCCGGACCGGGTCTTCGGGCTGTGGCACGGGCGCGGCGCAGGAGGTGGGGAAATCGAGGAGCTTGTTGTCACCGGCTGGGGATTCAGTGGTCGCCACCAGAACTCCTGGTCTTCTCGGTGGAGCAGGGCGCCACAGGTTAGGGCGGGTGACCGGCCGGTCGCAGCCTGTCCCACAGAGTGCGACGAACGGACGCTGCGCCATTGTTGTCAATCCGACCACAGTCACGGCGAAATCGGCTGTGCCCGAGAAGGTCACCAGTGACTTGTGTTCGCCTACTTTTGGTCGGATTGACAAGGGGCGTCCGGATGGAGTCCGGACGCCCCTTTGTTACAAACCCGTCAGCCGTGACCCCGCGTCAGGACTTGATGCAGAGCGTCAGCTTCGGCTGGGAGTACGACCGGTACTCGGTCGCGTCGGTGCCCTGGCAGACGGCCTCGCCCTCCTGGCCGTCGACGACCTTCACCAGCTCGGCGTCCTTGCCCGGGTCCGAGCACGGCACCTTCTGATAGCCGGCGGTCTGCGACTGGTAGCCCTTCAGGCAGTCGCCCTGCTTGGCGTTGATCACCAGGCAGAGGCGGTAGTCCGAACGGCCGGTGACCTCGTACTCGTCGTACATGCCCTCGGGGCACTTGTCGGAGGCGTTGGCCAGGCGCGCGCCGATCTTGACGTTCGCGGCGGCGTCGTTGCAGTCGACCTTGTCCGGCGTGACGCCGTCGGTGAACTCGGCGACCTTGAGGCAGTCGCCGACACTCGAGCTCTCCGGCGAGCTCGAGTAGCTGACGATGCCGATCACCACGGCCGCCACGACGACGACCAGGACGATGCCGAGCCGCAGGAACCGGAACTTCGACTTCGGCGCCACCGGCGCGGGCGGGAACTGCCCCGGCTGGCCGTACGGCGCGCCGGGCGGCGGACCGTACGGGCCGGGCACCGGCTGGCCGTACTGACCGGGGACTTGCTGGCCGTACTGACCCGGCACGCCGGGTGCCGGCTGGGCGTACTGGCCGGGTGCTTGCTGGGCGTACTGCTGCTCAGCGCCGGGCTGGCCGTAAGGCTGCTGCTGCCCGTACTGCTCGGCCCCAGGCTGGACATTGGGCTGCTGGCCGTAGGGCGCCTGGCCGGGCGGCGGGTACTGACCGGGCTGGCCGGGCTGGAACTGGCTGGGTTGATCGGGCTGGCCGGGCGGCGGGAACCCACCGGACGGCCGGCCGTAGGGATCGGGCGGACCCACCGGCGATTGGCCCCCAGGGGCCGGAGGGGTGACGCTCAACGTCGACCTCACATGTGTGAAGGGAAATCGGACTTCGCCATCCAACACGCAGGGTGATCAACATCGCGCACCGGCACCCTCGATCAGGGGAAAGCGCACAGAAAAGG
This genomic interval carries:
- a CDS encoding DHA2 family efflux MFS transporter permease subunit, which produces MSAQGSPAATGLEDKLDRGVLKVASVVVLGAIMAILDTTVVNVALQKLTIEFSTSFDTIQWVATGYMLALATVIPVTGWASDRFGTKRLYLLAIGTFLVGSMLAGLAWNVESLIIFRVLQGLGGGMLMPAGMTILTRAAGPQRIGRVMSVLGVPMLLGPICGPILGGWLVDAVSWRWIFYINVPIGVIAFILALRLLPKDDPEPSGRFDFVGMLMVSPGLAALIFGVSRIPSTGTVGAAEVWLPALAGLVLLVAFVLRALRVDHPLIDLKLFRNRSFSVAMITMSVFCVGFFGAMLLLPTYFTLVRGESALHAGLLLAPQGLGAMLAMPITGKLADKIAARRIVLPGLVLIVLGMVVFTQVGATTSYVLLLSSLFVMGIGMGCTMMPITSAALKTLQPKDMAKASTATNIVQQTAGAIGSAVMSIILAALLASKFGVPTSQSQLAATAATLNPATHSAAAALTADSFATTFLWASILLALCLVPAFFLPKKSSVPETAPDSAEPVAPPVPMH
- a CDS encoding YeeE/YedE family protein, which translates into the protein MATTESPAGDNKLLDFPTSCAAPVPQPEDPVRVVPLVVAGALAIGLTWFVWASYGAKFGVLLVLGLLLGLALFHSRFGFTSAWRQLIAVGNGQGLRAHTLLLGTAATLIALICGTGAGLFGSKPVPVANVGPIGVALFVGATLFAIGMQLGGACASGTLFAVGSGQSTIVLTLGGFITGSVLYTWGYPLFDGWPQVSGFLLSDHVGWFGSWAITIAVLAAIVLVTRTVQKRRLPPPVDVVPTARGFARVYRGAWPVLVGAVVLGVLAGAVYLVSGGIWGVTSAFSLWGAKILQVFGLHPEHWEFWQLKANATSLNGPIWKDKNSLTDIGIMIGAAVAAAAAGAWKIHSSIPWRTAVAAILGGILMGIGARLAGGCNIGAYLGGISVGSLHGWLWGIFALGGTWIGIKLRPLFGLGNPVPTDSIC
- a CDS encoding LppU/SCO3897 family protein translates to MGPPDPYGRPSGGFPPPGQPDQPSQFQPGQPGQYPPPGQAPYGQQPNVQPGAEQYGQQQPYGQPGAEQQYAQQAPGQYAQPAPGVPGQYGQQVPGQYGQPVPGPYGPPPGAPYGQPGQFPPAPVAPKSKFRFLRLGIVLVVVVAAVVIGIVSYSSSPESSSVGDCLKVAEFTDGVTPDKVDCNDAAANVKIGARLANASDKCPEGMYDEYEVTGRSDYRLCLVINAKQGDCLKGYQSQTAGYQKVPCSDPGKDAELVKVVDGQEGEAVCQGTDATEYRSYSQPKLTLCIKS